A window of the Juglans microcarpa x Juglans regia isolate MS1-56 chromosome 5D, Jm3101_v1.0, whole genome shotgun sequence genome harbors these coding sequences:
- the LOC121264651 gene encoding uncharacterized proline-rich protein, with the protein MVQDHPQQPSPALPASTHANPPPPPPSPPPPPPFDPSRMIGIIKRKALIKELAAAYHAECLAYCQELLELQRKWEEPFIDLKAPEDSRKETVRPAKRLKKSR; encoded by the exons ATGGTCCAAGACCACCCTCAACAACCTTCGCCAGCTCTCCCAGCTTCCACTCATGCCAAtccgcctcctcctcctccttcgccaccgccaccaccaccgTTCGATCCTAGTCGaa TGATTGGAATTATTAAAAGGAAGGCCTTGATAAAAGAGTTGGCTGCGGCCTACCATGCGGAGTGCCTTGCATATTGTCAAGAGCTTTTGGAACTTCAAAGAAAATGGGAAGAG CCATTTATTGACCTAAAGGCTCCAGAGGATTCAAGGAAAGAGACAGTGCGGCCCGCCAAACGTCTAAAGAAATCTCGCTAG
- the LOC121264648 gene encoding endoplasmic reticulum oxidoreductin-2-like has product MVKAEIESKGPRKRWSWAVVGALMAILVAVAMSSRISPSLSLFGRNSTPCRCAKYSGIVEDCCCDYETVDRLNEEVLHPSLQELVRTAFFRYFKVKLWCDCPFWPDDGMCRLRDCSVCECPDSEFPEAFKPHYGLSQDDPICQEGKPQATVDRTIDSKAFRGWVETDNPWTTDDETDNTEMTYVNLQLNPERYTGYIGPSARRIWDAVYSENCPKYPSEESCQEEKIFYKLISGLHSSISIHIAADYLLDEARNLWGQNVSLMYDRVLQYPDRVGNLYFTFLFVLRAVTKAADYLEHAEYDTGNLTEDLKTQSLMGQLLFNPKLQAACPIPFDEAKLWKGQHGPDLKQKIQQQFRNISAMMDCVGCEKCRLWGKLQVLGLGTAMKILFSVDGPEQLDQTLQLQRNEVIALMNLLNRLSESVKCVGEMGPSVEKIMEGQISSPSAPNSLWQRIWASIVETKVK; this is encoded by the exons ATGGTGAAAGCTGAGATTGAGAGCAAGGGCCCTAGAAAGCGATGGAGCTGGGCGGTGGTGGGAGCTCTCATGGCCATTTTGGTTGCTGTGGCTATGTCGTCGAGAATCTCTCCGAGCTTATCGCTCTTTGGACGAAATAGCACGCCTTGTCGCTGTGCTAAG TATAGTGGGATTGTGGAGGACTGTTGTTGTGATTATGAGACGGTGGACCGGCTTAATGAGGAAGTGCTACATCCATCGCTGCAAGAACTTGTTAGAACCGCTTTCTTTCGATATTTTAAG GTTAAGTTGTGGTGTGACTGCCCATTCTGGCCTGATGATGGTATGTGCCGTCTGCGGGATTGCAGTGTTTGTGAATGCCCAGACAGCGAGTTTCCCGAAGCATTTAAGCCCCATTATGGCCTCTCACAAGATGATCCAATCTGTCAAGAGGGAAAGCCACAGGCCACTGTGGACCGTACAATAGATAGTAAAGCTTTCAGAGGCTGGGTGGAAACAGACAATCCCTGGACAACTGATGATGAAACTGATAATA CTGAGATGACATATGTCAACCTTCAACTTAATCCAGAACGCTACACTGGCTACATTGGTCCATCTGCAAGAAGGATATGGGATGCTGTCTACAGTGAGAACTGCCCCAAAT ATCCTTCTGAAGAGTCATGCCAAGAGGAGAAGATTTTTTACAAACTGATATCTGGTCTTCACTCCTCAATTTCAATCCATATAGCTGCTGATTATCTACTCGATGAAGCTAGAAACTTG TGGGGTCAAAATGTCTCATTGATGTATGATCGAGTCCTACAATACCCTGATCGTGTTGGAAACTTGTacttcacatttctttttgttctccGAGCTGTGACAAAG GCAGCAGATTATTTGGAGCATGCTGAGTACGATACTGGTAACCTGACGGAGGACCTCAAGACACAGTCATTGATGGGACAGCTACTTTTCAATCCTAAACTACAAGCTGCATGCCCTATCCCATTTGACGAAGCTAAGTTGTGGAAGGGCCAGCATGGACCTGATCTAAAGCAGAAAATCCAACAGCAATTCAGAAACATAAG TGCAATGATGGACTGTGTAGGATGTGAAAAGTGTCGTCTGTGGGGAAAGCTTCAGGTGCTTGGTCTTGGTACTGCAATGAAAATCCTCTTCTCTGTTGATGGTCCGGAACAGTTGGATCAAACT CTGCAGTTGCAACGGAATGAAGTGATTGCCCTGATGAACCTACTAAATCGTCTGTCAGAGTCTGTAAAATGTGTCGGTGAAATGGGGCCTTCTGTTGAAAAAATCATGGAAGGTCAGATCTCTTCCCCCAGTGCCCCAAACAGCCTGTGGCAAAGGATCTGGGCATCCATAGTTGAAACTAAG GTGAAGTAA